Below is a genomic region from Dioscorea cayenensis subsp. rotundata cultivar TDr96_F1 chromosome 14, TDr96_F1_v2_PseudoChromosome.rev07_lg8_w22 25.fasta, whole genome shotgun sequence.
tttatttttttattatctaaatttatAATCTAAGGCCCTCCCTTCATTCTATACTTCGGTAGTTTATCTTTTActgaattcttgtttttatttaatttattaaaaaaacctgtTTAAACGTAAAAAGagaaatgataatgaaaaaaattgaattaaactCGATCGGATACAATTATATAAACTCACaggtatttataatttttattcaagaagtAAGACTTGTTTGTTactttcatcttctttctctcatgcCCAAGACtttttaaagtggataaatgagatatatattaagaacgAAAAAGTACGTCGCAGATGGTAAAAACACTGCTGCAagtctcattatttttttattttccctagAAAAGCATGCTTCTTCTTTATCTCACAGCTTTCAAGAAAACCAATATAACCTCAACCATGCAAAATACACACTTCCAAACCCCTAATTTCCATGCAAGTTAGATAGCATAAAATTTTTCGAGTCTCATTCTTTTAATTTCCTCTAAAAGCatttcatattaatatttatataaccTCAACATGCAAAACACAAAATTGCAAAAACATATGTCCAAGAAGTAGCAAGTGAACATTTTTGAAAGTCTCATGGTCATCATCCTTATCTCTCTTTTCTTGAAAAACATATCTCCAACAAGTGGCACAATTAGGCCTCTGGTTACCTCTATCCCCCTTCAACCACACCAAGACTTAGTGCCTGGGATAGAGCTGGCTTATATTCAGAGCTCATTTCTCTGCCAATATCCTTCTTTTCTCTCAACCTTTCACTCTTAACACATCCTTTCTCTTCAATCTCAGACAATTTAGACATGCTCTTCTTGAGTTCTTCATTGAGTGACGCCACAAGGGTCTCAGTCTCAATCTCCCTCTCCTTCATTAGCATCAGCTCTCCTTCAACACTCTCCAATTCAGCCTCAAATTTCTTTCTCCAAAGAGCTCACTATCATGAGTTCGTCTTCTTTGTCTTGAATGAATGAGTGTCAAGAGGTGGAAAACACGTTGATTGGTTGGCGGAGAATCTCTCAGAGTGAGAGTAAAACAAAGACACATCAATAAGAAGCTTACATTTTAACAATACTGCTACTTGTACAAAACATGGGTTAATTTTTTCACAGTAACTTAACTatggttttgtttcattttggtAATCGAACTTTAATTTGCATCAAAATGATCATTcatcttcaattttatttcaccaGACAATCACCCGATTGATTTTGTGAACCAAATAGCTGATGTGCTAGtcaaaaaatctttaaaatttgGTGATGTGTACAGTCCAAGTAGGATGACTGATGTGCCACAAGGAAGTTGACACAGATTTTTCGGCTGCCACATAAGCTATTTAATTGTCAAATCAATCAGGTGACTGCCCGAGcgaataaaattgaaaatgagtGACCATgttgatgcaaattgaagttcggttactaaaataaaataagaccaTAGTTAAGTGACCTATGAAAAAATTAACCCTACAAAACATACTACAAAACATACCACACATTACATGCCagctaatataaataaaacaacacaACGTCATATATGCTAACTTAAAAACTAGCACCGAACATTGACCCAGCCAAACTCAAGGGTGAGTGATTGATGGGTTCAACCTGGTTGAACCGAGGTcaatagtaaaatatttaaaatatattataataattaataattaccaaatataatattaaaactataattataatataaaaaacaactacttaaatttgatatttaaattaataaatgaccATATATATGTTAGTGTTTTTCTAATtatgccatttatttttattgtttttttgtgaattagTGACCAATTTAATGTATCAATATATGAGTAACTTTTTTTGGAGGTTACGAAACTTTGACTTtgactttgatttttctttttgtatccCAACattgatttgaatcaaaaaggttGCTCTGCTTTGATTCTCTTTCACCAGAAGGCCACCCAAACAATCATGGCCCTTGTGTGTTGATTTGGAGACCGGGTTTTACATAGATAGCCTTTGAAATCCAAGTGTGTATGCCAAGTGTATCTTCCACATCAATAATCCACATCACCCCCAATGTTTGCCAGTTCAGCACACGAGTCACCTAAATACCTTTCTTCTTTCCCCCATTGACAGACAACAACTTGTTCATCACTGTGACAAAGATATGGTGAGAAGAATGGGCGAAAGATGGTGCATGACCACGATAAGGAAGAGGGCAAGTTAGCCTTGTCCATTTCATAGATGGAGGCTAGGTGGCGTTATCCTTCTTAATGAGCAAAGAGTGATCAATAGCAAGATGGATTTGGCCTTGAAGTCATCGACAAGGGCTTGCCCAAAAGGGAGACACAGGGATCAGTTATGATGGTGGCCCTATTATTATGGGTATGGGAGATGAGGCACATACTCATTTATTGGTGGACGTGTTCTCTTTTCAATAATTGGAGTGGCATCTCCCTCCTTCTTTAGATTCTCTACAATCTCaatttcttgtcttttttttttctccatcacCCTTTCACTATCTACCCCCACTTTTTTATCACTCTGAAGAGTGAGAGTCTTGAGATGTTCACGGGCCATGTGATTCTCTAGATTCCAAAAAGAAGCCTACTGGTTTCTCATCGATGCATCTATGCTTTGGAATCAATTTTTGGACTGCTAAAACTTAATATCCGTGCTCTGAATAAACCGAGTAAGTACTTCCTCTTATCCGGGTCTCTTATCGTTCTGTTGTGAGGAGGAAATCCTAGCGGTGGCTTttgttgttgcccttgatttccccaagagaaattggggtgattcTGTCATCTTGGATTATAAGTGCCACTGTAGGGGTTTCCTTACTGCCATAAGGCACTACGATCGAAGTCTAACTATTCGATAGGTCCATGCGCCACTCCGACATAGAGCAATCTGCGGAGGCATGTCCTCCCCCCACACATATCACACGCCATGGCTGTAGCCAGCTTTTGAGTTGACAGGTTATCTATCATTTTGCTCAAGGCTTCCACTTGGGTGAGTAGTGCTATGACTTCGCTAACCTCTATCATCCCGGCTGGCTTTCCAACTAACTTGTCCCTCGAGTTCCACTGGTAATTATTCATGGCTATCTCATCTATCAACTTCTTAGTCGCCTCTGGGTCTTACATCCAAGCGATCCTCTCACTGCTAAGTCTATAAGCTATTTGGTACTATGATTAAGGCTTTGATGAAAAATCTGAACTTCCATCCATTCGGGGAGGTTATGATGCAAGCATTTCCTTAACAAGTCTTTGAATCTCTCACATGCCTTAAATAGTGATTTAGTGTTGAACTGTGTATAAGCTGTAATCTTTCTGACGCAACTTGGTTGTTCTTCCTAGTGGAAAATAATGGGCCAAGAATGACTCGATAAGCTGCTCCCAAGTCATGATAGATGCTCGAGGAAGAGCCTGGAGCCCCTACTTAGTTTTTCCTTTTAATGAAAATAGGAACAAGCAGAGACTGATGGCATCATTAGAAACGTTGTTGATTTTCAGCATATCTCATACCTCGAAGAATCCCCCAATATGACTGTTGGGATAATCATTTGGCAATCCATGGAACTCTATTGAATTCTGGACAATCTGTACAAAAGTAGACTTAAGCTCAAAGTTGTTTGCTGTAACTGGTGGGCGCACTATACTTGACTGAGAGCCATCAAGAGTGGGACGAGCGTAATCTGAAAGGGTCCTATTTTAGTTCTCTTGATCTGTCATGGTGTCCAACTACTCTCCCTCAACCTCACTGTCAAAGATCCTATCTCGTTCAGTAAATCTGTTGTCAATCTGGTTCCAATCACTCTTTTTATACTGCTCTCACCTTCTGCCAATCTTGTTGCCTTAGGCTTTGGTGTTATAcactgaaatcaaacaaaagaaaaagaataaaaaaagaataaagataaacaaaaggaaaacaaataagaaagaaaagaaatgctaAAGTGGCGAAAGTTCAAATGTTCCTATTCTTTgccggcaatggtgccaaaaacttgatagggacgcaagtgtacttGTTGATCGCGTAAGAATAGTGTGTGTAAAACAGAGTGTTGGTCCACATGGAAGAAAGtgaatgtcacgccccgaacctggtgcgctgacaaacggccgcagacccacagggcggggtcccagtgaacctgcaaggcctcaaaacctaaacacatactaggagtagaaaataactgacaaaatactaaataagagtacaacttaaggtttacaaccaaacccAAATACAAGGCGAATGAAATACAGTacgacctacaaggaggttcttaaacaataatacaagcgatacaaagacataagtctTAAGGCATAAATCCCAAAGAAGAAATCTCTTTGGAAGTCTTCTAAGATCCACGGGTCTATTGCTCCCGATccgaaaaaggatttaaaagcaaaatccatgagctcactagcccgataagtaatccaaaaacaaactgaaagcaaaagttCAGGTCTGAAATTTGCACACACATAATGCAATagcacaaaatagtgtaaacaaaatcaaaggtaaaacaataaatacaatatccaaagtatgactccaaattcactgaaagtgccaaaggtcatttgtttaccctcggtgacagacccgagccgaAATAactgaaatcatttatttaccctcggtgacccgagactgaataacaggtggccgttgattatttcaccgaacggacacggtgtgaaactgcagtctcattttccaaaattacttgtcgacaaggtcagggtttaaccccccactgacagggttgcatattgttcatttggagaccaaaaattcagatacaattccaagccaagaatacagaatattcacaagtattttccaaaaattcatctaataaaataaagtaaataattaaataaacagataaataaataatgtaaaaaggaAATACTCACTTTTTCCAAGCCTAAGCTCGGTTCTCACTttggagaaataataacaacatttcacaaatatttttcccaaaaattcaagaaaataaaaagatttacaaaaataaaaataaaaataaaataaaataaaaataacacaagtataaataatagtgaaaccaaaaaaaataattattcgaccaatctcaaggaagaaatgcattaatacaataatatactaaaatttgtaaaaaaatacaaggtctaatgtatctcatcaattgaagaaaaaaatggcccACCTAAAACCAAAAtagctagaaaaaaataatttcaaaaggaaatattgtcaaaacaaggatgttaaaaaaatttttaggaagGAGATAGGTAAGGACATAAaggcaagtggatatttaagggataaatgtataacccaaataatatataggtaattcaagttgatgttaggtggaccaaggattcaagcacttaataaatcttaagtttttttgctattgggaataaacaaggttacaaaaaggataattactttgccaaatatttggaagtaacaaggaaataacatatataagtttttggcaaataatagcactatggttccaactaagtatagaaacttctcttcctctgaaaacacaagacataaatagatggcaatcccacaataatttttaaagaataaatgcaaacaaaatttcagaaattttacatgaaaataaaccaaaacaacaaaatttaaatacaagagtttaagggattacttacttggtgatcctaaattcaaaagaaatccaagatgatgctcaaggtggtcctaaaatccaagggaaaaccaaccaaatatacatgaatacttggaagagttcaagcacaaaagttcatgctaagctagtctaaaaataccccattaaaacaacaacaatttgaaagtgtctacaagtagatctaacataatactaatactagtggtaataacaatgatgtgaGACAAGCACATAGAATGATTtttaacaagaacaagaataggatgtgagagaaacaaggatggaaataaatctcctagcacaagtagtagatcaatgcatgcatgcatgcatgtatgtatatatatatatacacctataTTTACACATACTTATGGTTGCAGGACCAacatgtgtggatatacatatgctaccaatttaaaaaaaggCTGCCAACAAGTCAATGtgcatgtaaatatatatactatacttTGATGCTTAAATAATCAAAAGCATGACATGCAACCTGGCCACATCTTGGAGGCTtctagtattttgtttttttcatgcaaaCAAGTAGGGATGCAAAGCTCAAGAGAGGGATCAAGTTTACTGGTATTTCGgtaaccaaaaaaatacaaatgccTTAGAAGGTCATGCCAAGGGTGCAGGAATTTCAAGGCccaacacacatgccaaaactacaaaactgaACATTCATTTGGCAAGCAAAAAAATCTGGAATTTTTGGCTTGGGTTTTTAAGCATCCatgcaaaaaaacataaagatagtTCCATGAGTAAATACTTATGTAGCTTGGAAgccaagaactaaggatcttcAAGAGGCACAAGAGCAAGTTTTAACATGCATAAAGAGAGagttttcatgcaaggataagcaccaaataaaatttcaaacaacAACTCATGCAAACATAAGAAGCAAGCTAACAACCAACATTCAAGAAAGAGAAGTTATCTTCCGGACAACATGAGCAACCTACAACAAATACCTCTAGGTTTGATGACGAAATGAAGAGTTCCTCCCGGTTTGATCGTCGCCGCTACGAGTGATCCGGTGAGGTGCTTCACTCTTAAGGCTTCAATGGAGAGGGGAGTGAGGTTAGAGGGTggaaggaagcaaggaagggtAGTGATAATGCAAGGGATGAGGAAATATGTTTAGCAACTTAAGCAAGATCTAATCATGGGCGGGGTCCacagtgaatactagtaatatcctaaattctaaaaattagcCTAAGTGACAAAATGTTGTGTGAgtcaaaaaaagaaatcaaagacaagaaaaactgtaaaagcaagaaaaaaatgaagggaagAAATAATGTCAGGCATAACATCCTTCTATGGTTATAAAGTACAGGACAAAGGTTATCTAAATATGCAATCCTATCTGAACTgagaggtttccagaattatactatACCTCGATTTCTCAGGaaaagagtaactgaataggtgcagaactaatacagacatccacacaatcgcattaacactctatgaaacctcactgtgagctaatgacaatatCTTAattagataatctcccccagagagagattacccctaatccaaatacaaagtagagatgtgatttctcttaaaatctactccacatgattacaaagagcaCGGAaattatcactaactcacttAGAAGGATTGAGGGAGAAAGAGTCTGCAAAGTGCACTAACCAAAGGCTTACTCACAATATCCTCGAATtacggcatgtctatgctaggtgggaatttttttgTCTCAAAGCATATCAAACGTATGAAAACTAGGGGGCTCTCGCTACAATAacaatcattcaataaaaacatgcaattagattcaaatataaacagttgcaattaagaaaacaaataaagcatcaaagattcaacaaccaatgtcaatgaaATATACAatagagttcaactatgtctAAACATCTATAAATTAGCTCTCCCTTAATGGAGGACAAGCATTCAATGTACAAGTAATAGGAGGAAACatggaaaacatgaaaaccacTTCTCAATCACGTCGACGAAGGATCGTCGGagaagccctaggaaagcttTCACGTACGGTGCCAAGGTAAGCTTGACAGCTACAAtctcaatccccttgaatgtggatccaaatctcccttgAAATAGAACTTTGAGTActggagattcatctcctttctttcctaactttgcctccaagaatcacccaaaagaaaaacccAGAATAATGCCCTAAAATCCACATATGTTCAATTTATAAGTAACTGCTTACGGGATGCTTACAGGCATAAGGACTTGGCCACAAAGGAGCTGGAAAAGATAGTTGTGAGCCTTACAGGAagacttatggccgtaagtcatgtccgtaaggtcttctatttgtggTATGGTGCAGCTTACAACCGTAAGCGCTGGACCATAACTATACAATGTTGCTTCTTGTGACCGCTCTTACGGGCGTATACTGTGGTCATAAACTCCTCTATATTGTCCTTGCGGGCATAAGCCATGCCCATAAGTTCCTCTGATTTAGCTCTGAATcccccttacgggcataagaatGCCATAATTTCTCTAGACTctacttacggccgtaaggttAACCGTAAGCTTCCTATAAGGCACTCAGTTTAGCTTTGTTCTTGTTCAAATGATGCTGAGAGAGTTCCAACTCCTTCGTTTAAGGTCTGAAATGTTTCTTTGGCTTTATCTCATCTTGAAGTGGTGTCCTAAGActgagaatgtgaaacacactagatttagcatcgaattccaaaatatggttctaatacgcATGCtgaatgagtgtacaaagtgatTTAAAATACATGAATATTGTATACTCATCAGCTATCACCTTAGAAGTATGAAATATGTCCTTGAGTAGTCAGAATTTGGGCATGACTAGTATTCTCTTGATGACTTACCGGAAAAAttggctacctctagggtgtatgaagctactactcACTTAGTTCTAGATAAAAATAAGGTCATTGTTAGCGAGGTTGATCTAACAGTGCATGGGGTACATATTCTTAggcaaaacacacacacacacggggAGTGCGCGGTAAGGGTTAAATTTCTCATCTTTGATCAACTGAACACATTTACAACTCGTTTCTCTCTTCACTTTTGAAATTCTTATCATTTTGAGATTAGAGATCATGtactcatcttcttttcttgtagGTTGAATGTTTTtcgcttgaggataagcaagtGTTCAAGTGTGGAGGTATTTGATGATTGTATTTAATATAGGCATTTTACATACCCTATTGCATGATTAGCTTGTCTTTTGGTATATATTTTGGTGTAAATTAATGCTATTTTGGGTATTTGTGTTTAATTATGCAGGCAATTAGATATTAGCATAAAAGAAGAAGTTTTGGAACAAATCTGCTACAAAATAGAGctaaaatgcaaattacaagggAATCACTGGCAGAAGCACATCTGTGCTTCTTCTCATGCACTTTACAGGAAAATCCTCACTAGGCTAAGCATAGGCACTATAGTATGATAATGTAGCACGGGCACTGTACCAAGAAAATCACGGCTTCGGTGATCTTAACACGATCGTCCGGGGGGAGCATGGGTAGGAGCACGCCCATGCAAATTATAGGCTTTATAGGTTTTTGTGCTGAAAACTCATCTTAAGACTTCTGAAAAAAGCATGGTCTAGAGCACGACCAAGAGCATGGTTGTGCTTGCATCAGAAATTCCTTTTCTATACCCAAAGTTAGGTTTTCAAGGGAacttttggctagggtttcttcGAGGTTTTAGATGGGACTGTAGTGCAAATTCATTATCAATAGATTGGAGATGGATCAGGTGTGAGGGCAACGAGTAGAACGGATCAACGCCAGTGGGAACTTCATTGGAGCAACGTCAGAGTTGTTTGGGAAGCAAAAAGGGAgttttttatggattctttctcttttatttacTTTAGTATTTCATGtgtttgtaaaactatgaggggctaaccgttaTTCAGCACCCCTATTTATGAACCTTGATATtatgttgtattgatttttgttgctttgattattgagtttccttgtgatTTCCCTATTGTTTATATTGGTTGCAAGTTTTGTGTTAATTGCCTTGATGTTGtatgttgcaaaacttgatgtgggAATTGACATTAGTTGATTGAGCCAAACTTGGTGAGCATGTTCCCTGTAGTTGTAATCGCAGTCAAGAAGCATATTAGCCTTAGTTGCACATTCACTGTCTAGATGATGATTGAGAGATCCACCTAGCTAGGGCACACTTTAGAGAGGGGTTGAGTCCGCACCGAACCTTGAGTGAGGTCGTACGTTACCAAATCCCTCCGTTAGGGTTCTACTTGCAGCCCAAGAAGATGTACATGTAATTATTGCTTAGTCAGTACATTTGTTGAAGGGATTAGTCCTGGGCACTACTCTATCTCTGTAATCCTCACCAATTTCACTTCCAGTCCTACATTTACTTGAGTTGTTAGTCCATTTTCTTCTATTACCATTTTGATCcagctagatattagaagaacaTCGAGTACTGAAAGCTTACcagtccttgtggatttgactacccaaccCATTTGgatacactttactacttgtacgacCCGTGTATTTGCAGATACGCAAAGGGCTTATCAAGTTTTTAGCACTGTTATTGGGGATCGGCAACTTTTAGAAAAGTTAGGATTTTAGTAATCTAGCcattatctttcttttctttgtatatattttattcttttgctttttttgtaATCTAACTCTTTTGTTCATTCTTCATTTGAGGAGGGTCAAGATTTGGATGAATTGCTTGTAGCCTTGGGGAACCATTCATGCCTCTCATTTGATCACCATCCCAAATACTCCCAACTTGAGCCAAGTCTTGTAGATCTGTTAACACACTATGCACAAGTCAATGATATAAGGGCACAAGAGTTGGAGGGATATCTCTCAAATGATCATCATCCAAACTACTCCCAACTAGAGTCAAGTCTGGCAGATCTGCTGACTAGCTACATGCAGGACCATTTTACGAGGATACAGGAGTTTGATGAAATGTTGCCCAACATTCAAGAAGATCTAGTGTGGTTGTCCAACTTCAATGATGATGCATTCTATGAAGAAAGTTCACTCCCAACTCAAGATATGTCAATTCAATTTGGGGAAATGTTACTCTGCTCTTTAGCACCCTTTACTACTTGATCAGCACATCCTACTTTAAATTGTACCTTTTAGTCTTCTGCTATTTTAACAGAGTCATATCAGTCCCCTTTTCTAAGGGTTTAGGTTTTAGAGGATTGATATTGctcaattaaaatagtaaaatgactaaaatattacaatttaaaatagatGGATAAAAAATATACGTTTGAAAATGAAGTAGAATTATCGTGGGaattatacctaaaataaaagaagcatTTAAGA
It encodes:
- the LOC120276178 gene encoding uncharacterized protein LOC120276178, with the translated sequence MTYGHKSSCKAHNYLFQLLCGQVLMPCITPKPKATRLAEGESSIKRVIGTRLTTDLLNEIGSLTSSIVRPPVTANNFELKSTFVQIVQNSIEFHGLPNDYPNSHIGGFFEKFEAELESVEGELMLMKEREIETETLVASLNEELKKSMSKLSEIEEKGCVKSERLREKKDIGREMSSEYKPALSQALSLGVVEGG